GCTTGCATCGTCGAGCAGGCCGGCGTCGGCCAGGGCGCGCTCGGCGGCGGCGACCGCCAGGCGCGACACCCGGCCCATGCTGCGCAGCTGTTTGCGGGTCCAGTGGCCGGGCACCTGGAAGTCATCGATGGGGCCGGCCAGGCGGGTGTTGAGTTCCTCGAAGCGGTCCCATTCGTCCATGCGGCGGATGCCGCTGCGGCGCTGGGCGAAATGCCCGGCGATGGTGGCCCAGTCATTGCCCAGGGCGGTGAGGCCGGCCATGCCGGTGACGACGACGCGGCGCATCAGCACAGCCCTCCGTTGACCGCCAGCACCTGGCGGGTGATGTAGGCCGCCTCGGGCGACATGAGGAAATTCACCGCGCCGGCCACTTCTTCCGGCGTACCCATGCGCCCGGCAGGGATCATCTTCAGCAGCTCGTCCACCGGCACGTGCTCGTCGAGCATGGCGGTGTCGATCAGCCCCGGGGCCACGCAGTTGACGGTGATGCGGCGCTTGCCCAGCTCGATCGCCAGGGCCTTGGCGGCGCCGATCAGGCCGGCCTTGGAGGCGCTGTAGTTGACCTGGCCGCGGTTGCCGATCAGCCCGGACACCGAGGTGACGCAGACGATGCGGCCCGGCGCGCGGCGGCGGATCATCGGCATCGTCAGCGGGTGCAGGACGTTGTAGAAACCGTCCAGGTTGGTGCGCATGACCTGGTCCCAATCCTCTTCGGTCAGCGCCGGGAAGGCGCCGTCGCGGGTCAGGCCGGCGTTGCACACCACGCCGTAGTAGGCGCCGTGGGTCTCCACGTCGGCTTCCAGGATGGCCTTGCAGGCCGCGCGGTCGGCGACATCGAACTGCAGCACCCGTGCCTGCTGGCCCAGGGCCTGGACCTCGGCGGCGACGGCGTCGGCCTCGGCGCGGCCGCTGCGGCAGTGCAGGACCAGGTCGAAACCGGCGCGTGCCAGGCGCAGGGCGATGGCCCGGCCGATGCCACGGCTGGAGCCGGTGACCAGGATGGTGTCAGTCATGGGGGGACTCCTCAGGGCCCGCCTCGGCCAGGTAGCTGGCCACTTGCGGCGGGCGGTAGACATTCAGGCGGGCGCTGGCGTGGATGCCGGGGCCGCGCAGGTGGCATTCGAACACGCCCATGCCGTTGTCGTCTTCCAGCGAACGCAGTGCGTGGATGTGCAACTCGGCGCCGGCCGGGAAGTGCTCGACGTCGCATTCGTACTTGCGGGTGCCGAGCAGGAAGCCCAGCTCCACGGGCTGGCCGAGGCGACGGGCGCGGCAGCCGGCGTAGGCAGCCACGCTCTGGGCCATCAGCTCCAGGCCCAGCCACGCCGGCAGGCTGCCGTCGGCGCGGTTGAACAGGCCGCCGGGACGCACGGTGGTACGGGTGTGGATCTGCTCCTCGTCGCAGCTGTCGACCTGATCGATCAGGATCATGTCGCCGGCGTGGGGCAGCAGTTCGGCCAAAGGCCAGGCAATCATGGGGTGTCTCCGAGAATCAGGCTCACATTGTTGCCGCCGAAGGCGAACGAATTGCTCATCAGTCGGCGCGGGCGGCCCTGGGGCAGGCGATGGCCGCTGTCGGCCAGGGCCAGGTTCGCCAGTTGCGGATCGCGCTGGCCGTCCCACACATGAGGGGGCAGCCGGCCGTCCGGGTTGTGCCCGCTCAGGGCCAGCCAGCAGAAGGCCGCTTCCAGCGCGCCGGCCGCGCCCAGGGTGTGGCCGGTCATGGGCTTGCTCGACGAGCAGGGCGTGCCGGCGCCGAACAGGGCATGCACGGCCAGGCTTTCCATGGCGTCGTTGTGCTGGGTGGCGGTGCCGTGCAGGTTCAGGTAGTCGATCTGCGCCGCGGCCAGGCCGGCATTGTCCAGGGCCTTGGCCATGGCTTGCAAGGCACCTTTGCCGGTGGGGTCCGGTGCCGAGATGTGGTGGGCATCGGAGCTGGCGCCGGCTCCGAGCAAGGCGATGGCATGGCCTTGCGCCGGGCGCGTGCGGGTCATGACGAACAGCGCCGCGCCTTCGCCGATGTTGATGCCGTCGCGGTTCACCGAGAACGGGTTGCAGCGTTGTTCGCTGACCGCGTCCAGGGCACTGAAACCGTTGAGGGTCAGTCCGCACAGGCTGTCGACGCCACCGCACAGCACCGCGTCGCACAGGCCCAGGTCGAGCAGGCGGCGCGCGCTCAGCAGCGCCCGGCCGCTGGAGGTGCAGGCGGTGGAGATCACGTAGGCCGGGCCGCTCAGTTGCAACCAGTCGGCGAGGAATTCGGCGGGGGCGCTCAGCGCTTGCTGGTCGTAACGGTAGCTGTCGGGCAGGGCCCCTTCGCGCAGGTAATGGGCGATGCCGGCGCTGGCTTCGGCGATGCCCGACGTGCTGGTGCCCAGCACCACGCCGACCCGCTGCGGGCCGAAGTCGGCGATCACCTGGCGGATCGTTGGTTCGATCTGCAGGGCCGCGCAGTAGAGCAGCTGGTTGTTGCGGCTGTGCTGTTCGGGCAGCGGCACGGCGGGCAGCTCGCCGCTCACCGCACCCACGGGAGGGCGGCGGTCCGGCACCCAGCCGTCCTGGGGCTGCATGCCGGAGCAGTCACCGGCGAACAGGCGCGCGGCCACCTCGGCCTGGCCGCGACCGAGGGCGCAGACCAGGCCCAGGGCGTTGAGGTAGGCAGTCATGGTGTGCTCTCGCTGGGCAATGGGCTGACTTCATAGCGCAAGCCCTGGCCCAGGTTCAAGGTGAAACGGTCGCTGGCCCGATAGCTGACCTGCCAGCGGTCGCCCAGCCAGCGTTGCTGGCCCTGCTGGCGGGCCTGTGGATAGAGACGCTGCAGTTGCTCGGCGGGTGTCAGGGCGAACAGCACGGCGGCGAACAGTTCGCGCGCTGCCGGGTTGGGCGGCAGCAGGCCGTCGGCCTGCCAACGTGTGCCATCGAGCAACTGGCGGGCCTGGGGGATGCCCAGCAGGTCGAGCAGCGACCAGCGCAGGCGGTGGTCCTCGCCCTGGATCACCAGCAGCCAGTCCTGGCGTTGGCTGTCCTGCTCACGCTGCACGTGCAACTGGCGTGGCAGCGTCAGCGAAGGCAGTGTCTCGGGCAGCGGCGGGTGCGCGGCGCAGGCACCGAGCAACAGGCACAGGCACAGCGCCAGCAGGTGTTTCATGGTTGCTCCAGTGGCTTGCGCGCCACCACGTTGACCAGGGTTTCCTCGCGCTGGCCAACCGGTGGCGGCTTGCGCAGGCCCAGGCGTTCGAGCAGGCCGAAGTCCTTCGAGCGGCTCCACCATAGATAAGGGTAGGACACGTTGTGCGCGGCAAATTCGAAGCCTTGGTCGCGCAGCATCTGCAGGTAGCCTTCAGCGCTTTTCTGCACATGCATGGGGTGGCGGAACAGCCAGCGGATCACCCAGGTGTCGATGTAGGCTTCGGTGGACTCGGCGAACAGCAGGTAGCCACCGGGCTTGAGCACACGGTGGAACTCGGCCAGGGCCTTCTCCTGCTCCACCAGGTGGTGGAAGGTCTGGTGGCAGAACAGGATGTCGACGCTGGCGTCGGGGAACTGCAGCGCCGCGCAGTCGCTGCCGCGCAGCTCCACTTCGACACCCAACCGTTGCGCCTCGGCGGCGCTCAGCGCCAGGCTGTGCGGGTCGGCGTCGGTGCCCAGCAGGCGTGACGGTGCGAATGTTTGCACCAGGTGCTTGAACGACTTGCCCTGGCCGCAGCCGGCGTCCAGCAGCACCGGCGCCTGGGGCGGTTCGCCGTCGAACAGCCGGCGCAGGTCGTTGATCGCCACGCGCAGCACATGGTGCTGCCAGGTGTGGCTGCGCAGGAACCAGAAGCCGATGCGGGTCTCTTCGACGTAGGTGTCGCTCAGGTAAGGCTGTTGGCTCATGCCGGCTCCCTCGCGCACAGCTCGGCCAGGGTGCGCAGGCGGCGCTTGGGCTCGGCGACGAACGGGTTGCGCAAGTCCCAGGCGTAACCGGCCAGGATCGAGCTGATCATGGCGCGGATCTCCGGCGAGCTGCCGGGGTGGTAGATCACATCCTGGAAGCTGCCGTCGTACCAGCCTTCGACATAGGCGCGGAAGGTGTCGACGCCGCGCTTGAGCGGCGTGGCGAACTCGGCCTGCCAGTCCACCGCCTCGCCCTCCAGCTGACGGTGCAGCAGGTTGGCGGCCATGCTCGCCGAGCGCATGGCGATGGTCACGCCCGAGGAGAACACCGGGTCGAGGAACTCGGCGGCATTGCCCAGCAGGGCGAAGCCCGGGCCGTGCAGGGTGCTGACGTTGGCCGAGTAGCCACCGATGGTACGCGCCGGGGTGTCCCACACGGCGTTGGCCAGCACCTTGGCCAGGCTTGGGGTCTGGGCCACGAAGTGCTTGAGGCAGGCGTCCAGGTCGGCCGGTGCCTCGGCGAAGCGCTCGGCGGCGGCGACCACGCCGAGAGACGTGCGGCCATTGCTGAACGGGATGGTCCAGAACCAGATGTCACGGTGTTCGGGGTGGGTGGTGATGAGGATCTTGTCGCGGTCGAAACCGGGGTGGTCGATGCGGTCCTCGATATGGGTGAACACCGCCTGGCGCACCGGGAAGTTCGACGGTGCTTCCAGTTCCAGCAGGCGTGGCAGCACGCGGCCGTAACCGCTGGCGTCGAGCACGAAGGCGCTTTCCACTTCATATTCGTCACCCTCGGGGCGGCGCACCCGCACACGCGGGCAGTCACCGCCCATGTCGACGCTGACGATCTCGTGCTCGTAGCGGATCTCCACGCCCTGGGCTTGCGCCTGGTCGGCGAGCAACTGGTCAAACTGCGCACGCTGCACCTGGAAGGTGCTCGGCTTGCCCTGGGAGAAGGTCAGGCCGAAGTCGAACGCGCTGTATTCTTCGCCCCAGGCGAAGGCGGCGCCGTTCTTGTGCTGGAAGCCCGCCGCTTGCACGGCCTCGAGCATCCCGGCCTCTTCGACGAAGTCCAGGCAGTGGGACAGCAGGCTCTCGCCGATGGAGAAGCGGGGGAAGCGCTGGCGCTCCAGCACCAGCACATCGTGGCCCTTGCGCTTGAGCAGGGCGGCGGCGATGGCGCCGGAAGGCCCGGCGCCGATCACCAGCACCTGGCGTTGTTGCAGTTCACAGTTCGGCATGAGGGCTCCTTGCCGTCGGGGCAGTATTCAGGGGAATCCGGTGCAGGCCGGCCAATGCCGGCATCAGGGTGGCGACCAGGCTCATCAGCATCAGGGCGAAGTACAGCGCCGGGCCGATCAGCCCCTGTTGCAGCAGCAGGTTGAGAAAAACGATTTCGCTCAGGCCGCGGATGTTCAGCAGCAGGCTCTCGCGCCACTTGCTCGCGCCGGCGAACGACGGGGCGGCCCAGCACAAGCCCAGCCAGTTGCCCAGCAGCTTGCTGGCGATCGGCAGGGCCAGCAGGGCGGCCAGTTGCAGCGCATCGAAGCCTTGCAGGGCGTGGTGCACGTCGATTTGCACCACGCCGTAGGTGAGGATCAACGGCACCGCCACGCCCTGTTGCAGGCGGCGGTTCCAGGTGCTCGACAGTGGCAGGCGCATCGGGACCTTGAGCCAGGCCAGGCAGGCCAGGTAACCGATACCGAAGACCAGGGCGTTGAGCCGGTAGTGCTCGGCGACGAACAAGAGTGTCAGGAACAGCGCCCCATACACCTTGGGCGCTCGCAGGCCGATAAAGTGCAGCGGCACGGGCAGGACCGCGGCCAGCAGCGGCCAGGCCAGGCTGCCTGGTTGCAGGCTGCCCTGGCCGAGCCCCAGCAGCAGCCAGCAGGCCAGGTCGATGAGGATCGCCGCCTGCAACAGGCGCCGGCTGGCCGCGGGTGGATAGTCGATGGCGCGCAGGTACAGGTACAGCACCGGGATCGCGGTGATGGCGAACACCAGGCCCAGGGCCAGCGCGGTGAGGCCGCCCTGGTCCAGCAGCCACAGCGCGCAGGCCAGGCCGCAGGCGAAGGGTACCAGGAAACTGGGTATGGCGAGTTTCAGCGCCTCGCGGTCGACGCGCAGCTCGGCGACGTCGGCGAGGATGTGCCCCAGCAGCAGGGCGAAGCTGCAGCCGTACAGGGTCTTGAGCCAGCCCGGCGCGACCAGCGCGGCGCCGTCGAGCTGCCAGTGCGGCTCGACCCACAGCAGCATCAGCAGCGGCAGTACAAGGGTCGCCAGCAGCAGCTGGCTGACGATCGGGATCAGCCCCACGCGCTTGCCGAGCGCGCAGGCCAGCGCGAACAGCAGCAGGGCCAGGGCCCAGAACAACAACACGGTCATGATCAGCTGTGCGCTCCTTCGCGCGACGCGGCCCAAGGGGCCAGGATGAAGCTCATTGCCAGGCCCAGGCTCACCGCCAGGCCGAAATTGCTCACCGCCGGGGTGTTCGACAGGGCCAGCAGGCCGAACGACAGCCAGGTGGTCAGTGCCGCCAGCAGGGTGCCCAGCAGGCTCACCGCCTCGCCGCCGACACGCTCATGCATGAGGATCGCGTAGTCGACGCCGATGGCGGTCACCAGCAGCAGGCCGAACAGGCTGAACAGCGTCAGCGGCTGGCCGAACCAACCCAGCAGGGCCAGGCTGCACAGCGCGGCGAGCAGGGGCAGGGCGACAATGCGCAAGGCTCCGCGCAGGCCGAACGGCAGCACCAGCAGCACCAGGATCAGCGCGCACGACAACAGCTTGAGCTCGGCGGCGCTGACCTGGGTGGCGGCGAACAGCTGGTTCAACTCACCCAGCCGGTCCACCAGTTGCACGCCGGGCAGGCCATCGGCTTGCAGGCGCAGCAAGGCAGTGTCGTTCAGCCCCTGGAGGCTGACGACGGCGGCCACGCCCTGGTCCACCTGGCCCAGCCACAAGGCGCGCCAGGGCTCACCCAAGGGGCCGGCGAGGACATCGTCGATGGACTGGATCGGCAGTTGGCGCAATTGCTTGAGCTCGGCCTGCAACGCGGTTTCCGGAACGCCCTGGGCCAGCAACGGTTGCCAGTGTTCGGGCAGGCGTTCCAGTGCCTGGAGGGTGCGCGCCTGCTCGGCGGGGCTGGCAACCAGGCGGTCGAGGGACATGTAGCCCTTGAGCTTGCCCAGGTCGACCAGCTCGTCGAGTTTTTCCGACAACGCCCGCAGGCGCTCCAGCAGTTGCTGCGGGTTGGCGCCGCGTACCAGGTAGAACTGGCTGGTGGGCTGGTAACCGGTGACGCGCGCGACTGCCTGGGCTTCTTCCAGCAGTTGGGGCGGGCTGCCGACCCACTGGCGCACGTCGTTGCGGCTGTCCAGACGCCACAGCCCGGCGGCGCAGAACAGCACCAGCAGGGCCAGCAGCGCGGCGCTGGGGACACGGCGCAGCAGGCCGGCGCGCAGCTCGGTCAGCCATTGCGCGACCCGCAGCGGCCACTGGGCCGGGCGCAGCTCGACGCCGCCGAGCAAGGCCGGCAGCAGGCACACGGCGCTGAGGTAGGCGCCGACCAGGCCGGCGGCCGAGAACGCGGCGATCTGGGTCAGCGCGGGGAACGGCGTGAAGGCCAGGGCCAGGTAGCCGATGCAACTGGTCGCCAGGCTCAGGCTCAGCCCCGGTAGCGTGAGGCGCACGGCCGGCCAGCTGCGCCAGGGTTGCAGGCTCCAGCTCTTGGACAGGTAGTGCAGCGGGTAGTCGACGGCCACACCGATCAGGCTGGAGCCGAGCACCAGGGTCATCACGTGCATCTGCCCGAACAGCGCCACGCACACCACCGAGCCGAACAGCATGCCCACCAGCACTGGCACGAAGGCCAGCAGCACGCGCCAGCGGCGGAAGGCCAGCAGCAACAGCAGCAGGATGCCCACGGTGGCGCCGCCGCCGACCCAGGTGATCTCGCGGCTGGCCTGTTGCTGGCCGGCCGCGGCGTAGAGCAGGCCGCTGGCCGCCAGCAGCTGGGCGCCTTGCTGGCTGGCCTCGACGCGGGCGTGGGCCAGCAGGTCGGCCACCTGCAAGGGCAGGTGCATGTCGAAAGCGTTGCCCAGGGTGCGGGCGCGCAGCAGCACCCACTGCTGGCCGTCGGCTTCGGCGACCAGCGCGCCGCTGGCGGTGTCCAGTTGCACGTTGACCGGCTTGGGTTGGCTTTGCTGGATGCGGCCGGTCAGGCCGAGCCAGTCATCCTGGCTGGCCACCAGGCTGAAGCCGGCGAAGGGGTCGAACAGGCTTTGCAGGCGTTGTTCGATGAAAGTGTCGGGCTGCTCGGCCAGCAACTGGCGGTCGCGGGCCGCGAGCATCGCCAGGCGTCCTTGCAGCAGTTGCCCGCGCAGGGCCTGCAGGTCGGTCTGCACACTCCACTGCACCTTCTCGAACAGGCCACTGGCCTGCCACTGGGCGGCCAGATGTTCGGCCAGGGCGACGGCCTGTTCGCGTTGGGGGTGGCCGACCAGCACCAGCAGCTCGCGGTTGAGCGGCTCCTGCATGCGTTGCTCGGCTTGCTGGACCAGCGGGTCCTGGGTGGCGCCCGGTACCAGGGTCATCAGGTCGGCCGACAGCGGCGCGCCCCGATGCCATTGCCAGCCGGCCACGGCGAGCATGATCAGCAGCAGGCCCGCGAACAGGCGCGGCAACAGGCGTTCAGTCGGCAAAGTCGCTGCGCTCCGCGTCGCTGAGGGCGCTGGCGCCTTGGCTCTCGGGCATACGCAGCACGGTGCTGTCGCCCTGGGTCTCGCTCAGTTCGATGCGCTCGACGTAACGCCCGCCGGCGATGTCGATGCGGGTGAATACTTGCTTGAGCAGCAGCGAGCGCGGGGTCAGGCGCAGTTGCCAGTGCGTGGCGTCGCCCGACAGCGCCAGTTCGAAGTCGCGTTGCAGGCCGCTGCTGTCGCCTTGCAGCACGGCGAAGAACAGGCGGTTCTGCTCGGCGCCGGCACTGCGTGCGGGCAGCGTTTGCCAGCCGCTCGGGTCGCGGCGGGCGATGCCTTGGGTGTCGATGCGGTAGTCCTGGCGCAGCGGGGTCTGCAGCAGCCAGAGCAGGCCGTGGTCGCGGGCCAGGACGAAGCGGCCCTTGCTGGTCAGTGGCTGGGGCAGGGCGCGCAGGTGTTTTTCCTGGATGAACGGGCCGCTGACCACGGCGGGTTCGCTGAGCTGCTTTTGCAGGTCGTCGAGGGTGAAAGCGAGGGTCAGCGGGCTAACGAACAGCAGCAACAGGGTGAGCAGTGTCGGGACCTTCGCGGGCAAACCCGCTCCCACAGCTTTCGAGGTGCCTGTGGGAGCGGGTTTACCCGCGAAGAGGCTGGCAATGCCAGTGCGCAGGCCGAGGCTCATGGCAGCACCTTGGCGACGGCGTCGAGCATGGCCTGGGGGGAGGCCAGTTGCATCTCGCCGCTTTCGATGTGCACGGCCACCTGCACGGTGCTGGCGCGGGTCATGCGCTCGCCGGTGGTGGCATCGCTGATCAGGTAGTGGATCTTCAGGCGGTTCTCCCACTCCACCAGGCTGGCGCGCACGGTCAGGCGCTGGCCGAAGGTGGCGCCGCGGATGTAGCGCAATTGCAGGTCGATCACCGGCCAGGCATAGCCGCTGGCCTGCATCCGCAGGTAGTCGTGCTCCAGGCGGTCGAGCAGCGCGCAGCGGGCGACTTCCAGGTACTTCACATAGTGGCCGTGCCAGACGATGTGCATGCTGTCGACGTCGAAGAACGGCACGACGATCTCGCTGTCGACGTGGAACACCCCGGGGTTACGCATGCAGCCTCCAGTGGCGCTGGCCGATACGGGCCAGGCACAGGCGCAGGTCGTGCTCGAGGGCACGGTCCTCGGTGACCGGCGCGAAGTCTTCCAGCAGCGCCGCATGCATCTGCGCCAGGGCTGGCGGCAGGGCGTGGGCATCGGCCAGGCGCTGGCGCAGCCAGACGCCCTGGTTGGCGGCCAGCAGGGTGGCGGCGGCGACCTGTTCGGTCAGTTCCAGCACGCGCAGGGCGTCGCGGGCGGCGATGGTGCCCATACTCACCTTGTCCTGGTTGTGGCACTCGGTGGAGCGGGAGAACACGCTGGCCGGCATGGTCTGCTTGAGCGCCTCGGCGGTCCAGGCGCTGGCGCCGATCTGCACGGCCTTGAAACCGTGGTTGAGCATGGCGCGCTCGGCCTCGGCACCCGAGAGGTTGCTCGGCAGGCCATGGTTGTAGCGCACATCCACCAGCAGGGCGAGTTGGCGGTCGAGCAGGTCGGCGACGTTGGCCACCAGGTTCTTCAGGCTGTCCATGGCGAAGGCGATGTGCCCGCCATAGAAGTGCCCGCCATGCAGCACGCGCTCGGCGTCGCCGTCGATGATCGGGTTGTCGTTGGCGCTGTTGAGCTCGGTTTCGATGAACCCGCGCAGCCAGCCCAGGCTGTCGGCCAGCACGCCCAGCACATGGGGCGCGCAGCGCAGCGAGTAGCGGTCCTGCAGGCGGTGCAGCGGCGGCAGCGGGGCGTCGATGGCCAGGTCCTGGCGCAGCCAGGCGGCGACTTGTGTCTGGCCGGGGTGCGGCTTGGCGGCGAACAGGCGCTCGTCGAAGTGCTCGGGGTTGCCCTGCAGGGCGATGACATTGAGCGCGGTGATGCGCGTGGCCAGCTTGAGCAGGTAGTCGGCGCGGGCGAAGGCCAGGCAGGCCAGGCCGGTCATTACCGCAGTGCCGTTCATCAGCGCCAGGGCTTCCTTGGGGCGCAGCACCAGGGGCTGCCAGCCCAGTTCGCGGTGCACGTCGGCGCTGGTGCGGCGTTCGCCGCGGTACATCACTTCGCGCTCACCCGACAGGGCCGCCGCCACGTACGACAGCGGCGTCAGGTCGCCGCTGGCGCCGACCGAGCCTTCCTCGGGGATCAGCGGCAGGATGTCGTGCTCGATGAAGGCCTGCAGGCGCTCCAGCAGTTCCAGGCGCACGCCGGACACGCCATGGCTCAGCGAGCGCAGGCGCGCGGCCAGCACGGCGCGGGTGGCCGGTGCGTCGAGCAGTCGGCCCAGGCCGCAGCCGTGGAAGGTGTAGAGGTGGCGGGGCAGGGCCTCGACATGCTCCAGCGGCACGGCCACCACGCAGGAGTCGCCGTAGCCGGTGGTCACGCCATAGATCACCCCTTCCTTGTCCAGCAAGGTGTCGAGGAAGCGCGCGCCACGGGCGATGCGCTCGCGGTAGGCGGCGTCGGCCTGCAGGCGCGACGGGGCGCGGCGCTCGGCCAGGGCCAGGACGTCTTCGATCGCCAGCGGCGTTTCGCCGAAGGTTACAGGCTCATGCGGATGCATCGTCATCGGTCTTCCAGAAGGGGTAGAAATTGAACCATTGCAGCGGTGCCTGGGCGCAGTAGTGGCCCAGGCGTTCTGCGTAGCGGGCGGCCCACTCGGCGATCACCGCGTCGCGCTGGCCACGGCGCCACTGCAGGCGCTCGACGAACGGCTCGAGGGTGACCTGGTAGCGGCCCTGTTGCTTGAGGCAGAACAGCAGGTTGAGCGGGCAACCCAGCAGCCCGGCCAGCAACCACGGCCCCTGGGGGAACGCCGCCGGGTGGCCGAGGAAGTCCACCTCCACGGTGCGCCCGCCGTGCAGCGGCACGCGGTCGCCGGCGATCGCCAGCCATTCACCGCGTTCCAGGCGCTCGGACAGTTGCAGCATCACTGCCGGGTCCAGTTCGCTGACCTGGATCAGACGCAGGTGGCTGGCGCCGGCTTCGCCCAGCAGGCGGTTGAAGTGTTCGGCGTGGCGAGTGTGCACCAGCACGTTCATGGTCACCTGCTCGCCGATCTCGGCCAGGGCCCGGCACACTTCCAGGTTGCCCAGGTGCGCGCCCACCAGCATCTGGCCGCGCTCGCCACGCAACTGCTGGCGCAGGTTGGCCGGATCGACGATGTCGATCTGCGAAAGCGCCAGCCGGCCGTTCCACACGTCGAGCTTGTCCAGCAGGGCTTCGGCGAAGGCCATGAACTGGCGAAACACGCGCCACTGGCCGGGGGCCTGGACCTGGCCGGCGCTCCAGCGGTGCAGGCGCTGCTGGTACTGCCAGGCGCTGCGCCGGGCGCGGCCACCGAAGACGAAGAAGTAGGCGACGATTACATGGATCAGCGGGCTGAGCACGCGCCGCCCGAGGAGGCGGGCGAGGGTGGCGGTGAGCTTCATCAGCCAGAAGCTGCCGCGCTCCTGGTGCTCGGCCCAGTGTTGCGGGCGCTCGTTCATCCACGCCACCTGCGCCAGAGGATCAGCGGGGCGCGCAGGAGCATGCCGAAGAACAGCTTGGCGTGCATCTTCGAGATCAGCGCGTTGTCGTGAAACAGGCGAAAGTGCGACAGGCCGTCCTGGGGGTAGTGGACCTTGGTCGGCAGCCAGCGCATCGGCTGGTTGCGCCACGACAGGCGCACCAGGATTTCCGGGTCGAAGTCCATGCGCCGGCCGAGGCTGACGCTGTCGATCATCGCCAGGGTCGCGGGCAGCGGGTAGACGCGAAAGCCGCACATCGAATCCGGGATACGCAGCGACAGGCTGTTGATCCACACCCAGACGTGGGTCAGGTAGCGGGCATACAACCGGCCCTTGGGCACGCTGGCGTCGTACTGTGGATAACCGCACACCAGGGCCTGCGGGTAAGCCTGCGACTGTTCCAGGAACCGGCTGACATCAGCCAGGTCATGCTGGCCGTCGGCGTCCACCTGCAGGGCGTGGCTGAAGCCCAGTCGCGCGGCTTCGCGCAGGCCGGCCATCACCGCGCCGCCCTTGCCCTGGTTGACCGCCAGGGTGACCAGGTGAACGTCGTCGCGTTCGGCCAGTTGGCCCAGTACCCGGGCGCAGGGGGCATGGCTGGCGTCGTCGACCAGCACGCAGGGCAGGCCGGCGCGCAGCAGGTCGTCGACCACCTGGGGCACCGCCTGCTCGTGGTTGTACACCGGGATCACCGCGCAGGGCTTATGCATGAGCGGCCTCCAGCACGATGCGGCCACTGGAGCAAGGCTGCCCGGCGCAGGTGTAGGCGAAGTAGAGCTTGCCGCGGGCGGTGTCGAAGCGCAGGGTCAGCAGCAGCTCGTCGCCGGGGCGCACCAGTTGCTGGAACTTGAGCACTTCCATGCCGGCGAAACGTCGGGCCAGTCGCAGGTGCGAGGCAGCCAGGGCGATTGCCCAATCGATCTGGACCACACCCGGGAGCACGGGCGTTTGCGGGAAGTGCCCGGGGAAGCAGGCCAGGTCCAGGGGGATGGCCAGACGCAGATGCAGTTCTTCGCCTTGCTGCGTCTGCTCCAGCACCTCTGGTGCCATGCTGCGCGGGGCCAGCAGCAGGGCCTGCAGCTCGGCCTGGGGCAGTTTGCCCTGAGTGTTGAGCGGCAACTGGCGTGCCAGGCGCCAGCGCCGTGGCAGGGCCAGTGCCTCGCAGTGGCCGGCCAGGTGCTGGCGCAGCCCATCGATCACGGCGCGGCGGCCCTGGTTGCGCAGGGCGTGCAGGCCGGCCGGGGTCAGGGCTACCAGGGCGCCGAGATAGGCGCGGCCTTCCTCGATTACCCCCAGGCGCGTCTCGGCGACCCAGGCATGGGCGCACAGGGCCTGCTCGAGCATGGGCAGCGAGATGCGTTTTTCTTCGAGCTTGACGATGCGGTCCAGCCGGCCGAGCAGGCGGAAGCGCCCGTCGTCGCTGAACTCGGCGGCATCGGCGCTCTGCTCGATGTGCCCGGCAGGCAGGTAGGGGGATGCGATGCGCAGGGCGCCGTGTTCATCCTGGCTCAAGCGCACGTCGGCGAACGGTTGCCACAGGGGTTGGCCCTGGCGCCAGGCGATACCGCCGGTCTCCGAACTGCCGAGGAT
This genomic stretch from Pseudomonas entomophila harbors:
- a CDS encoding AMP-binding protein, whose protein sequence is MNWINLEHLLRPLDAPRLVTQAPALDHAELCQQALRLAGGLRQRGVRCLAVHLEDAAALAVALLGAWRAGVDVLLPADLQPATRERWHTQVDLWLTTDEQLDELLGLALAPADLDLDACRISLCTSGSSGEPKRIDKRLRQLANEVNALEQLWGQDLGSAWIIGSVATQHIYGLLFRVLWPLCAGRGLERRQLPFPEDLQRASREHTAFAWVASPALLKRMGDNLDWPALSPVRRVFSSGGELPMAAAECLQQRLGQWPTEILGSSETGGIAWRQGQPLWQPFADVRLSQDEHGALRIASPYLPAGHIEQSADAAEFSDDGRFRLLGRLDRIVKLEEKRISLPMLEQALCAHAWVAETRLGVIEEGRAYLGALVALTPAGLHALRNQGRRAVIDGLRQHLAGHCEALALPRRWRLARQLPLNTQGKLPQAELQALLLAPRSMAPEVLEQTQQGEELHLRLAIPLDLACFPGHFPQTPVLPGVVQIDWAIALAASHLRLARRFAGMEVLKFQQLVRPGDELLLTLRFDTARGKLYFAYTCAGQPCSSGRIVLEAAHA
- a CDS encoding glycosyltransferase family 2 protein encodes the protein MHKPCAVIPVYNHEQAVPQVVDDLLRAGLPCVLVDDASHAPCARVLGQLAERDDVHLVTLAVNQGKGGAVMAGLREAARLGFSHALQVDADGQHDLADVSRFLEQSQAYPQALVCGYPQYDASVPKGRLYARYLTHVWVWINSLSLRIPDSMCGFRVYPLPATLAMIDSVSLGRRMDFDPEILVRLSWRNQPMRWLPTKVHYPQDGLSHFRLFHDNALISKMHAKLFFGMLLRAPLILWRRWRG